CGAACTGCACAATATTTAATGCTTCGTCACCGGTTCCCGGCGGGAGATCGACGACGAGGTAATCAAGATCGCCCCATTCAACATCACCCAGGAACTGCTGGATCGCGGCGGCCTTCATCGGTCCACGCCATACAACCGGGCTGTCTGTCTCATTTAAAAGAAGTGCCATGGAAATTACTTTCAGAGAGCCGGTAACTTTGACCGGCATGATCTTGTTGCCGATCGCCTGAAGCCGAAGATCTTCAATGCCGAGCATCTTACCGATGCTTGGACCGTGAATATCCAGATCAAGAAGACCGGTCTGATATCCATGGTTCGAAAGGGCGTAAGCAAGGTTGACGGAAACCGTACTCTTTCCAACACCACCCTTTCCTGAGAGAACCAGTATCACATGTCTTACACTGATATCAGCTTTTTTAGGTTTCTGACAGGTATCGGTCTTCTGTGAACATCCATCACAGTGACCATCGCATTCTTCGGGTTGATCGCTCATAATTATCTCCTGAATTGTAAGTCTATATAACTTATTGCATTATCTGTTGTGTGGATTACAGTATAGTCTTTTTGGATTGAGTAAGTAATCATTAAGAGCGAATAAGAAATTTTTGGGGAGATCACAACATATATTGCCGCTTACCTTTCGCGCGCCGCATTAAACGAGAAATATTCATTTTCTACAATATAAATCTAATAAAATTAACACCAGCAATTTCAAGCACACCACAAACCCACTGAAAATAATCAAAAAAATGTCACGAGGAGACACCATTATATATCACGAAAATAGACATCAATAATATCCGAGGTTTATCCATGGAAATAAAGTACGTAACAACAACATGCCCGTATT
This region of Methanocorpusculum sp. genomic DNA includes:
- a CDS encoding Mrp/NBP35 family ATP-binding protein — translated: MSDQPEECDGHCDGCSQKTDTCQKPKKADISVRHVILVLSGKGGVGKSTVSVNLAYALSNHGYQTGLLDLDIHGPSIGKMLGIEDLRLQAIGNKIMPVKVTGSLKVISMALLLNETDSPVVWRGPMKAAAIQQFLGDVEWGDLDYLVVDLPPGTGDEALNIVQFAPNVEGAVIVTTPQDVAVLDSTKAIKFVEMMDLPVLGIIENMSGMVCPHCGEVVDLFGKGGGEKAATQYNVPYLGAIPIDIEMRKAGDEGKPFLIRKPGETNPTWDAVDKVMENLITEVEKRDV